In Arachis hypogaea cultivar Tifrunner chromosome 17, arahy.Tifrunner.gnm2.J5K5, whole genome shotgun sequence, a single window of DNA contains:
- the LOC112763424 gene encoding uncharacterized protein: protein MRYDGIQDPQKHLIAFEARLNLEGVGDAVRCRGFPVTLAGPAIRWFNVLPQGSITTFSDITRSFLAQFTTRIAKALHPINLLGITQRAGKPTRKFLDRFNDECLEIDGLTNSVSSLCLTNGLLNEDFRKYLTTKPVWTMQEI, encoded by the coding sequence atgagatACGATGGAATCCAAGACCCTCAGAAACACTTAATAGCCTTTGAGGCCAGGTTGAACCTCGAGGGTGTTGGCGATGCGGTGAGGTGTCGTGGCTTCCCCGTGACCTTGGCAGGACCAGCAATTCGGTGGTTCAATGTGCTTCCACAAGGGTCTATTACGACCTTCTCAGATATAACTCGCAGTTTTTTAGCACAGTTCACCACACGCATCGCCAAAGCTTTACATCCCATTAACCTTTTGGGGATCACCCAAAGAGCCGGTAAGCCGACTAGGAAGTTTCTCGACAGATTCAACGATGAGTGCCTAGAAATTGACGGCCTGACCAATTCAGTGTCCAGTCTATGCCTGACGAATGGTTTGTTAAATGAGGACTTTAGAAAGTACCTCACTACCAAGCCCGTCTGGACAATGCAAGAGATCTAG